The following are from one region of the Rhodopirellula sp. P2 genome:
- a CDS encoding NirA family protein, with amino-acid sequence MTDQQDSQPFSDEQQQYLAGFTFGADVARAVQGLPVVSGSGGKGTTLAIGGKPTTVDGKTMPSGPDRFAFEAQSAVLASGKKLSKEEQAKREKNPLDLWDEMQARCDAGEFPKGTDVFLQKFHGLFFVAPAQDSFMCRLRLPGGQIQAWQLRGLADLADQSAGPYLDLTTRGNVQLREIPAAQAMNILFGTRELNIVPLGSGGDNIRNCTSSALSGLDADELIETLPLAKRMHHYILNHREMHGLPRKFNIAFEGGGRIASLEDTNDIGFKAVRVLEENASDDLPAGVYFQLCLGGITGHKDFARYTGVLLRDSECVAVAAAIVRVFIRTGDRTDRKKARLKYVLDELGFEKFIAEVETEMGQTLTKVDVNRLTVQDIEDRSAHVGVFAQKQPGLNSIGVVFPVGRMTTDQARALADLSLRYSNGDIRLTVWQNLILTNIADDDLTAVQAGIRECGLDYEANSIRAGLVACTGSAGCKFAGAPTKANAMQIAEHVESMLTLDQPINIHLTGCHHSCAQHYIGDIGLIACQVEVGEDMVDGYHVCLGGGWGSRQGIAREIYSSIPFTDIPALVTGILSSYQQHRLDANESFHQFATRLSDDELKGLVELPTESSVVC; translated from the coding sequence ATGACTGATCAACAGGACTCCCAACCGTTTTCGGACGAACAACAGCAATACCTCGCTGGCTTCACCTTCGGCGCCGATGTGGCTCGCGCCGTCCAAGGCCTGCCTGTCGTCTCGGGCTCGGGCGGAAAAGGCACGACGCTAGCAATCGGCGGAAAACCAACGACGGTGGATGGCAAAACAATGCCCTCAGGGCCCGACCGGTTTGCCTTCGAAGCTCAATCGGCAGTCCTTGCATCCGGGAAAAAGCTTTCGAAAGAGGAACAAGCCAAACGCGAGAAAAACCCACTGGATCTCTGGGATGAAATGCAAGCTCGCTGCGATGCGGGGGAGTTCCCCAAGGGCACCGATGTGTTCCTGCAAAAGTTCCACGGGCTGTTCTTTGTCGCCCCGGCACAAGACAGTTTCATGTGCCGGTTGCGACTTCCCGGCGGTCAAATCCAAGCCTGGCAATTGCGGGGCCTAGCCGACCTGGCAGACCAATCGGCGGGGCCGTACCTGGACCTGACCACACGCGGCAACGTGCAGTTGCGAGAGATCCCCGCCGCCCAAGCGATGAACATTTTATTCGGGACTCGTGAACTGAACATCGTGCCGCTGGGCAGCGGTGGCGACAACATCCGCAACTGCACCAGCAGCGCCCTGTCCGGGTTGGATGCCGATGAACTGATCGAGACTCTGCCGCTCGCCAAACGCATGCACCACTACATCCTCAACCATCGAGAGATGCACGGGTTGCCTCGGAAATTCAACATTGCCTTCGAAGGCGGCGGCCGGATCGCTTCCCTGGAAGACACCAACGACATCGGCTTCAAAGCCGTTCGCGTGCTCGAGGAAAACGCATCGGACGACTTGCCCGCGGGGGTTTACTTCCAACTTTGCTTGGGTGGTATCACCGGGCACAAAGACTTCGCTCGCTACACCGGTGTGCTGCTTCGCGACAGTGAATGTGTTGCGGTCGCTGCCGCGATCGTTCGCGTCTTCATTCGCACGGGTGACCGGACCGACCGCAAGAAAGCTCGCCTGAAGTATGTGCTCGATGAGCTAGGATTCGAGAAATTCATCGCGGAGGTCGAGACCGAAATGGGCCAGACGCTGACCAAGGTCGACGTGAATCGCTTGACCGTCCAAGACATCGAGGACCGCAGTGCTCACGTCGGTGTGTTTGCTCAGAAACAACCCGGTTTGAATTCCATCGGGGTCGTCTTTCCCGTTGGCCGAATGACGACCGACCAAGCTCGTGCACTCGCGGATTTGTCACTCCGCTATTCCAACGGCGACATTCGCCTGACCGTCTGGCAAAACCTGATCCTGACCAACATCGCCGACGATGATTTGACTGCCGTCCAAGCCGGAATTCGCGAGTGTGGACTCGACTACGAAGCCAACTCGATTCGCGCCGGATTGGTCGCCTGCACAGGCAGCGCGGGTTGCAAATTTGCCGGGGCACCGACCAAGGCCAACGCAATGCAGATCGCCGAACACGTGGAAAGCATGTTGACACTGGACCAACCCATCAACATTCACCTGACCGGCTGTCACCACAGTTGTGCTCAGCACTACATCGGCGATATCGGACTGATCGCCTGCCAAGTCGAAGTCGGTGAAGACATGGTCGATGGCTATCACGTCTGCCTCGGCGGGGGCTGGGGTTCACGCCAAGGAATCGCTCGCGAAATCTATTCGTCGATCCCGTTCACAGATATCCCCGCGTTGGTCACCGGCATTCTGTCGAGCTACCAACAACACCGACTCGACGCCAACGAGTCATTCCATCAATTCGCGACCCGGCTCAGTGATGACGAATTGAAGGGCTTGGTGGAACTGCCCACCGAATCGTCCGTCGTCTGCTAA
- a CDS encoding RNA 2'-phosphotransferase — protein MNKRLTRISKYLTFILRHEPHSIGLTLDADGFAPVEELVSKANESGKSITVEQVQQVVAGHEPPMFALSDDGQRIRVL, from the coding sequence ATGAACAAACGACTCACGCGAATCAGCAAGTACCTGACCTTCATTCTGCGGCACGAGCCGCATTCCATCGGTTTGACGTTGGACGCAGACGGCTTCGCCCCCGTCGAAGAACTGGTCTCAAAAGCCAACGAGTCCGGGAAATCGATCACTGTTGAACAAGTCCAGCAGGTCGTCGCGGGGCATGAACCCCCGATGTTCGCGCTGAGTGATGACGGTCAACGCATCCGAGTTCTTTGA
- a CDS encoding sulfite reductase subunit alpha produces MTSFIPETAPFNEQQRAWLNGFLAGWTGITESVDGNAATAMAAGLPSADTNVKEEEDFPWHDDSLPIVDRMELADGKPLDRKLMAAMAQLNCGSCGYLCQTYSEAIASGDEKNVSLCSPGGKETKQMIKKLLAEAGDSVQPSSNGNGSNGNGSNGAALNGVAANGAAAWSRKNPYSANLIESRPLNQEGSAKDTRHVAIDLVGSGIKYEVGDALGVYPTNCSDLCMQIVDRLATDSHVKVATPQGNTKTLLDALQEDCCLKDPTDELLELLVGRTPNTDAQATLNHLLAEGVPEGFDVLDVLEVAGGSTITATEFLECLDPLNPRLYSIASSMKSVGDQVHLTVGKVVYEREGRVRKGVASTMLADRVDCGQSMRVFVQPNHGGFTVPENDDTPMIMVGPGTGIAPFVAFIQERAARKASGDNWLFFGDQHEAFDFLYESELTEHVHAGVLSRLDTAFSRDGDTKVYVQDKMRENAAELWAWLNRGAHFYVCGDATRMAADVDRALLQIITQEGGMSEDEGKAYLKTMTSEKRYVRDVY; encoded by the coding sequence ATGACCAGCTTCATCCCAGAGACCGCCCCCTTCAACGAACAACAACGAGCCTGGCTAAACGGTTTCTTGGCGGGCTGGACCGGGATCACAGAGTCCGTCGATGGGAACGCAGCCACCGCGATGGCTGCCGGACTTCCCTCCGCTGACACGAATGTCAAAGAGGAAGAAGACTTCCCCTGGCATGATGACTCACTGCCCATTGTCGATCGAATGGAACTCGCCGATGGCAAACCACTGGACCGAAAGCTGATGGCTGCAATGGCTCAGCTGAATTGCGGTTCCTGCGGTTACCTCTGCCAAACGTACAGCGAAGCGATCGCGTCGGGCGACGAAAAAAATGTTTCTCTCTGCAGTCCTGGCGGCAAAGAAACGAAACAGATGATCAAAAAGCTTCTGGCCGAAGCGGGTGACAGCGTCCAACCATCCAGCAATGGCAACGGTTCGAATGGCAACGGTTCGAATGGCGCGGCGCTGAATGGTGTCGCCGCCAACGGAGCCGCCGCATGGTCTCGCAAAAATCCCTATTCCGCCAACTTGATCGAGTCCCGCCCGCTCAACCAAGAGGGCTCGGCGAAAGACACCCGGCACGTTGCGATTGACTTGGTCGGTTCAGGAATCAAGTACGAGGTCGGCGACGCCCTGGGAGTCTACCCGACCAACTGCAGTGACTTGTGCATGCAAATTGTGGATCGTTTGGCAACGGACTCGCACGTCAAAGTGGCGACGCCACAAGGCAACACGAAAACTCTGCTCGACGCCCTCCAGGAAGATTGCTGTTTGAAAGACCCAACTGATGAACTGCTGGAACTGCTGGTCGGACGCACGCCCAACACGGACGCGCAAGCAACGCTCAACCACTTGCTCGCCGAAGGGGTTCCCGAAGGTTTTGATGTGCTCGACGTCCTGGAGGTCGCTGGCGGATCAACGATCACCGCGACAGAATTTCTGGAATGCCTCGATCCTCTGAACCCTCGTCTGTATTCCATCGCCAGCAGCATGAAGTCGGTTGGCGACCAAGTCCATTTGACGGTCGGGAAAGTTGTCTACGAACGCGAAGGACGGGTGCGAAAAGGTGTCGCCAGCACGATGTTGGCCGACCGAGTCGACTGTGGCCAAAGCATGCGAGTCTTCGTGCAGCCCAACCATGGTGGTTTCACTGTTCCGGAAAACGATGACACCCCCATGATCATGGTCGGCCCCGGAACCGGGATCGCTCCCTTTGTGGCCTTCATCCAAGAACGGGCCGCTCGCAAAGCTTCCGGTGACAACTGGTTGTTCTTTGGCGATCAACACGAAGCCTTCGACTTCTTGTATGAATCCGAACTGACCGAGCACGTGCATGCCGGTGTGCTCTCGAGGTTGGACACCGCGTTCAGCCGCGACGGCGACACGAAGGTCTACGTCCAAGACAAAATGCGAGAGAACGCCGCGGAACTGTGGGCATGGCTGAACCGTGGTGCGCACTTCTACGTTTGTGGCGACGCAACCCGCATGGCCGCCGATGTGGACCGAGCGCTGCTGCAGATCATCACCCAAGAAGGCGGTATGTCAGAAGACGAAGGCAAAGCCTACTTGAAAACCATGACAAGCGAAAAACGATACGTCCGCGACGTGTATTGA
- a CDS encoding molybdopterin oxidoreductase family protein, translating to MSISANDLPRGKSKGLQLPALLQRRTGPMTRELILHPGDHGLGMTHDSMTADTTTTATCGYCATGCGLRLHLKDGEAVGLTPETTYPVNLGMACPKGWEALRVLDSPERATQPLLRDPNGKLSSITWDDAFTTFCDGMKKVQAEHGTESVAFLSTGQIASEEMAFLGALARFGMGMRHCDGNTRQCMATAVTAYKESFGFDAPPYTYDDFEQSDCLVFIGANPCIGHPIMWERVLRNPNNPEIIVIDPRRTETAAAATQHLQVRPKNDLALLYAITNELIARDFVDHDFVQNHTQGFEELQQHVAHYDLATVCEQAGLAVDDVSHAVEAIGRGRAVSLWWTMGVNQSYQGTRTAQAIINIALITGNIGRPGTGANSITGQCNAMGSRLWSNTTNLFGHHSYSDDADRNKVAEALNIPVEQIPTTSSWKYDRIIEGIRNGEIKGLWVVATNPAHSWIDQDDVRELFAKLDFLVVQDMFQTTETCSHADLILPSAGWGEKEGTFINSERRYGLLKKVRHAPGQALADFQILRGIAHRWGLGDMFADWSSPEAVFQIMQRASRGQPCDISGIDGYEQIDRCGGIQWPWSADQASGGFEPEQQRRLFADGQFFHDDNRARLIVDEITPMPEPADGHYPVVLLTGRGTVSQWHTQTRTRQSPLLRSLYPNQPYVEMHPRDAEELAIEHGDLVRVRSRRGHADVTACLTHSVQPGQAFMPMHYECTNRLTLSHFDPHSGQPSYKDCAVRIDPVLTSDHD from the coding sequence ATGAGCATCTCAGCAAATGACCTCCCGCGAGGCAAATCAAAAGGTCTCCAACTCCCCGCGCTGTTGCAACGGCGGACGGGCCCGATGACTCGCGAGTTGATCTTGCACCCAGGTGATCACGGCCTGGGAATGACGCATGACTCGATGACCGCGGACACGACCACCACCGCCACCTGTGGCTACTGCGCCACCGGGTGCGGGTTGCGATTGCATTTAAAAGACGGGGAGGCCGTCGGCCTGACTCCCGAAACGACCTACCCGGTCAATCTGGGGATGGCGTGTCCGAAAGGATGGGAAGCTCTGCGTGTCTTGGATTCTCCTGAGCGGGCCACGCAACCGCTGCTTCGTGACCCCAATGGCAAACTGTCATCGATCACGTGGGACGATGCGTTCACCACCTTTTGCGATGGCATGAAAAAGGTCCAAGCCGAACACGGGACCGAATCCGTCGCCTTTTTGTCCACCGGTCAAATCGCCAGTGAAGAAATGGCCTTCCTCGGTGCCCTGGCACGTTTTGGAATGGGGATGCGTCACTGCGACGGGAACACGCGTCAGTGCATGGCCACCGCGGTCACAGCCTACAAAGAGTCCTTTGGATTTGATGCCCCGCCTTACACCTACGACGATTTCGAACAAAGCGATTGTTTGGTTTTCATCGGAGCCAACCCCTGCATCGGGCATCCGATCATGTGGGAACGCGTGCTTCGCAATCCCAACAATCCCGAAATCATCGTCATCGACCCGCGTCGGACCGAAACCGCCGCTGCCGCCACTCAGCACTTGCAAGTGCGACCCAAAAATGACTTGGCGTTGCTGTACGCGATCACGAACGAGTTGATTGCGAGAGACTTTGTTGACCATGACTTTGTTCAGAACCACACCCAGGGTTTCGAAGAACTTCAACAACACGTCGCTCACTACGACTTGGCAACCGTTTGCGAACAAGCCGGCCTGGCCGTGGACGACGTGTCACATGCGGTGGAAGCGATCGGACGTGGCCGCGCCGTTTCACTTTGGTGGACCATGGGGGTCAACCAGAGTTACCAAGGGACACGGACCGCCCAAGCGATCATCAACATCGCTCTGATCACCGGAAACATCGGACGCCCAGGAACGGGTGCCAACAGCATCACTGGGCAATGCAACGCGATGGGATCGCGATTGTGGAGCAACACGACCAACCTGTTCGGACACCATTCCTACTCCGACGATGCCGATCGCAACAAAGTCGCCGAAGCACTCAACATCCCGGTCGAACAGATTCCAACAACCTCCAGTTGGAAATACGACCGTATCATCGAAGGCATCCGCAACGGCGAAATCAAAGGCTTGTGGGTCGTCGCTACCAATCCAGCCCACAGTTGGATCGACCAAGACGACGTTCGCGAACTGTTTGCAAAACTGGATTTCCTGGTCGTCCAAGACATGTTTCAAACGACCGAAACTTGCTCCCACGCGGATCTGATTTTGCCATCGGCGGGTTGGGGCGAAAAGGAAGGCACGTTCATCAACAGTGAACGCCGCTACGGACTGCTCAAAAAAGTCCGCCATGCTCCCGGCCAAGCCCTCGCCGACTTCCAAATCCTTCGGGGGATCGCGCACCGCTGGGGACTCGGTGACATGTTCGCTGATTGGTCGTCGCCAGAAGCCGTTTTTCAGATCATGCAGCGTGCCAGCCGCGGGCAACCCTGTGACATTTCAGGCATCGATGGCTACGAACAAATTGATCGCTGTGGCGGCATCCAGTGGCCCTGGTCAGCGGATCAGGCCAGCGGCGGTTTTGAGCCGGAACAGCAGCGTCGCTTGTTTGCCGATGGCCAATTTTTTCACGACGACAACCGAGCTCGCCTGATTGTCGACGAAATCACACCGATGCCTGAACCGGCGGACGGTCACTACCCCGTCGTGTTGCTCACCGGTCGAGGCACGGTCAGTCAGTGGCACACACAAACCCGAACACGGCAAAGCCCACTGCTTCGGTCCCTGTATCCCAACCAACCGTACGTCGAGATGCATCCCCGCGACGCGGAGGAACTCGCCATCGAACACGGCGATCTTGTTCGCGTTCGATCTCGACGCGGTCATGCCGACGTGACCGCGTGCTTGACCCACTCGGTCCAGCCCGGACAAGCCTTCATGCCGATGCACTACGAGTGCACCAACCGGCTCACCCTTTCTCACTTTGACCCACACAGTGGCCAACCCAGCTACAAGGATTGTGCGGTCCGAATCGATCCCGTTTTGACGAGCGACCATGACTGA
- a CDS encoding DmsC/YnfH family molybdoenzyme membrane anchor subunit, whose translation MSSLLPTEPNFAPPVGAAPGVLPTPGLPLDGQGDSFDLVSMLLNEQQTLTAVEDFAAAHESGLAEEQMVAPPAGQPAQARYYSKLMPASPPGPGQQLAFDVNLDTCSGCKACVVACHTMNGLDETESWRRVGTLVIGETETAKETAPIPAAIGVQHITTACHHCEDPGCLNGCPVKAYDKDPETGIVRHLDDQCIGCKYCTMMCPYEVPKYSKRLGIVRKCDMCQQRLATGEAPACVQSCPNEAIAIRVVDQQIQGAMPEDRLVSGAPLSSITRPTTVYHSEDPSKRLQGHAQDRGIDHPAEDHWPLAALLIATQVGVGMLLTERVLAAIGWLAGSAMPTETTRWTATVALVISMVGMNLAPLHLGQPLRSWRVFLGLRTSWLSREAVLLGKFVGILTLAVVTMWLPAVAQYLPTWVSIPAWVPGMMLLGAIVFGIAGLLSSAMIYIATRRILWRFDRTMIRFLGTAAIGGMATSALLIAATTQQPTSVTLLLALTTFALSAKLAWEQSILLRRQPGNTDDSWDRRSQRLVRHHLAKWSLGRLALGWTSVTLLVLSIALALAGSMTWMVGCTLAATLLLISGEFIERLIYFSSVVTDRMPGTLR comes from the coding sequence ATGTCCAGTCTTCTCCCCACCGAACCGAACTTCGCTCCACCCGTTGGCGCTGCCCCAGGCGTCCTGCCAACGCCGGGGTTGCCCCTTGACGGGCAAGGCGACTCGTTCGATTTGGTCAGCATGTTGCTGAACGAACAACAAACGTTGACCGCCGTCGAGGATTTTGCGGCCGCACATGAATCCGGCCTTGCCGAAGAACAGATGGTGGCCCCACCGGCAGGTCAGCCCGCCCAGGCTCGCTACTATTCCAAGCTGATGCCCGCCAGCCCACCGGGTCCAGGGCAGCAGCTTGCCTTTGACGTCAACCTCGACACCTGCAGTGGCTGCAAGGCCTGCGTGGTGGCCTGTCACACGATGAACGGCTTGGACGAAACGGAAAGCTGGCGTCGCGTTGGCACGCTGGTCATCGGCGAAACCGAAACGGCAAAAGAAACCGCACCGATCCCGGCCGCGATTGGTGTGCAACACATCACCACCGCCTGCCACCACTGCGAGGACCCAGGTTGCCTCAACGGTTGTCCGGTCAAGGCCTACGACAAAGACCCCGAAACAGGAATCGTTCGCCACCTCGACGATCAATGCATTGGGTGCAAGTACTGCACGATGATGTGTCCTTACGAAGTCCCCAAGTACAGCAAACGTTTGGGCATCGTTCGCAAGTGTGACATGTGCCAGCAAAGGCTGGCGACCGGCGAAGCTCCCGCGTGTGTGCAATCCTGCCCGAACGAAGCCATCGCGATTCGAGTGGTTGATCAACAGATCCAAGGTGCAATGCCCGAGGATCGCTTGGTCAGCGGGGCCCCCCTGTCATCGATCACACGTCCCACCACCGTCTACCACAGCGAAGATCCAAGCAAACGATTGCAGGGCCACGCCCAAGACCGCGGGATTGATCATCCCGCTGAAGACCACTGGCCGCTGGCCGCCCTGCTGATCGCCACTCAAGTCGGGGTGGGCATGCTGTTGACCGAACGCGTGCTGGCGGCGATCGGATGGTTGGCCGGTTCCGCCATGCCAACGGAGACGACTCGGTGGACAGCCACCGTTGCCTTGGTGATCTCCATGGTGGGTATGAACTTGGCTCCACTGCACCTCGGCCAACCGCTGCGATCCTGGCGCGTCTTCCTGGGACTCCGAACATCGTGGCTCAGCCGCGAAGCCGTGTTGCTGGGCAAATTCGTGGGGATCCTGACCTTGGCCGTCGTCACGATGTGGTTGCCTGCGGTCGCTCAATACCTGCCGACCTGGGTTTCCATTCCCGCCTGGGTCCCCGGCATGATGTTGCTGGGAGCGATTGTCTTTGGCATCGCCGGTTTGTTGAGCAGCGCCATGATCTACATCGCCACCCGACGCATCCTTTGGCGTTTTGATCGCACGATGATCCGGTTCCTGGGTACCGCAGCGATCGGTGGCATGGCGACCAGCGCGTTGCTGATCGCCGCGACAACCCAACAACCAACCTCCGTCACTCTTTTGCTCGCCCTGACCACGTTCGCATTGAGCGCGAAGTTGGCTTGGGAACAAAGCATTTTGCTTCGCCGCCAACCGGGCAACACCGACGATTCTTGGGATCGACGGAGCCAACGACTGGTCCGGCATCACCTGGCCAAGTGGAGCCTGGGACGACTCGCGTTGGGCTGGACCAGCGTGACCCTGCTGGTCCTTTCAATCGCCTTGGCACTCGCGGGCTCCATGACATGGATGGTGGGCTGCACTCTGGCCGCAACCTTGCTGCTCATCAGCGGCGAGTTCATCGAACGACTGATCTACTTCTCAAGTGTTGTTACCGATCGCATGCCGGGGACCCTCCGATGA